In the Sarcophilus harrisii chromosome 3, mSarHar1.11, whole genome shotgun sequence genome, one interval contains:
- the LOC100924304 gene encoding coiled-coil domain-containing protein 70-like, translating into MVVLGSKWIIKGQLSRLFSSLPSFTHEQQQHHQEQQQPQEQEVKKNLWRDNKIFRDENKALRKENKFLWIENKALRGENKTFRIENQVLREANQFLRQQNQILWEDKKIMWENKKALCEKSNALNKEKKAFWEQNRALQAQIKALQEQEKAFQNEEKALQEEIKSLHEEIKALQHQESTPNMEEQALWKESKALRMEEQALWKEEQALREENKALREENSALQEEERALREEANILEEWNKILQGNEEEMQADSENVE; encoded by the coding sequence ATGGTTGTCTTGGGTTCCAAATGGATTATTAAGGGGCAGCTGTCCcgccttttttcctctttaccttCTTTCACTCATGAGCAACAGCAGCACCATCAAGAACAGCAGCAGCCACAAGagcaagaggtgaaaaaaaatctttggagagataataaaatatttcggGATGAGAATAAAGCGCTCCGCAAAGAGAATAAGTTCCTTTGGATAGAAAACAAGGCTCTTCGGGGAGAAAATAAAACCTTTCGAATAGAAAACCAGGTACTTCGGGAGGCAAATCAGTTCCTTAGACAGCAAAATCAGATCCTCTGGGAGGACAAGAAGATTATGTGGGAGAACAAAAAAGCCCTCTGTGAAAAAAGTAATGCcttgaataaggaaaaaaaagctttttgggAACAAAATAGAGCCCTTCAGGCACAGATTAAGGCTCTTCAGGAGCAGGAGAAAGCGttccaaaatgaagaaaaagctcTTCAAGAAGAGATCAAATCCCTTCACGAGGAGATCAAGGCCCTCCAGCATCAGGAAAGTACCCCGAATATGGAGGAGCAAGCCCTGTGGAAGGAGAGTAAAGCCCTACGGATGGAAGAACAAGCTCTATGGAAGGAAGAACAGGCTCTTCGTGAAGAGAACAAGGCGCTTAGGGAGGAGAACAGCGCCCTGCAGGAGGAGGAGAGAGCCCTTCGAGAGGAGGCGAATATACTGGAGGAATGGAACAAGATTCTCCaaggaaatgaagaggaaatgcaGGCTGACAGTGAAAATGTAGAATAG